TGAAATTTACCATGCCTCTCCCGCCCGCAACCCCTCTTTCATGCAACAACGCCATTATCCAGGCGTAACCGCAGAGGTTTGCGTGCAGATAACGATGCGTGAGGCCAATAATCGGGGATATGAGTGTCTACTCGTTGAAGACGCGACGGAGAGCTATTTCCCAGAGGTTAAGCAAGCGACGCTGGATATGGTCTGTGCCCAAGGGGGAATCGTGGGTTGGGTTGGTACGACGGACGATTTGATATCCGGGATTCACGCACTACACGCACCCTAGGGTTGAACGCCGGGTAACGCACCGATTCGTGTATCTGTCATTGATGTTCTCTGCCATGCACAACTGCTGTATAGCAGCCTGGAATTGAAGGTTTAGCATACAACAATGAGCGATCGCCATATCGATTAGGACATTTAGGTAGGATAGCGAAGCCGCCCCACCCACATGTCCATGTCCTAAGCTAGCTGGCAACAGCTATATTTTAAGATATCGAGAATGCCGAAAATCATGGACTGGCCTGGTTTTTGCTTACGGGACTGGCGCGATTCGAACGCGCGACCTACCGCTTAGGAGGCGGTTGCTCTATCCTGCTGAGCTACAGCCCCAGGATTAGCCAATCATAACAGATGCGGTTTGCCCCTCAGATCGCCATACGTCCGTCCAGGGTGATCCTCCCACCTCCAATCCACAGACTTGGCTATGGGCTTCTAGAATGGGCTGGGTGCGATCGCCCTTGTCATACAACCGCAAGGTCAGACTACCGTGCATCGTATCACAGCAACAGAACACCAATCCCTGCTCGGTGGGGGCACGGAGGGGCGTTCCAGGGTGAGTCGTTGTGCCCACCAGTTCAACGGCATAGTCGCCATTATCCGCCCACATCCGCCATGTTCCCCAGGGATGAATCTCCCAGTTCACCGACCCATTCCAGGGTACGAACTCGTAAAACTGCCCTCGATAGTGAATCCCCACCATTGCCACCGATTCCATCCAGGCGATGACCCGTCGTCGTCCACCTCCGGCAGTTAAGGCTAAATCCGGTTCGTTCTCAAAGGCGTTGCAGTTGAGCCAAAACCACTTTTGCGGAAAGCTGCCGCCCCAGTTCTTTTCGCTGTAGGCGGGAGCATGGTCAAAGGTGTAGCGATCGCCCTTCCATTCAATCCAGCCCGTTGCCCAACCGTGCGCCATTAGAATTTGCCACCCCGGTTCAAAGATTTGAAACTGAGAGAGCCAGCCAGCGGTGGATTGCTGTGGCTGATCGGAATTGCCCCAACCGTAGACGGGCGTGATTTCGTACTGCCAGCGGGCGGAGTGGCCTGTGCCGGGATCGCGGAGCGTGCCCTGATGCCAGGTCGCCGTTGCCTGATAGCCTTCCCGAATCTGAGCTTCAAACTCATCGGGAGTAAGGTGTTGCGGTTGGAGATCCAGAGAGGGCGATCGCCAGTGTCCTAAGCCCAACCCATCCCGCCATGCCCAGAATTGGCTCACATCGGCAAAGGAACGACAGAGGTATTCATCATTGGGGCCTAGGATTTGGGCTGCGCCGCCGCTATGGGGTTTGCCACCGATCGGATCTTCGATGGAATACATGAAGGCGAAGGTTTGCCGAATATCAGGCAGCGTGACGCGGTAATACCATCCTTCAAAAAAACGGCGATCGCTGCCGTCCCAGTGGTATCCACTGTGGGGTGTTTGCAATGAATAGGGAAAACTAGAGAAAAGACGTACCATTGATCGTGCAGATGCTGATAGATGGGCAGACTGGGCAACTTCTTTGCCAACGTTTCTAGTATGAGCTATTGCCTCAATCCTGGTTGCCAATATCCCCATAACCCGGAGACGGCACAGTTTTGTCAGAACTGTGGAGCACCGATGCGGCTGAGCGATCGCTATCGGGCGATTAAACCCATTGGGCATGGGGGCTTTGGCAAAACGTTTCTTGCGGTTGATGAGTATCGCCCATCCCGACCCAAGTGCGTGATTAAGCAATTTTGCCCAGACCAGTTGGAGGCGCATCGCCTGGTCAAAGCCCAGGAGCTATTTCACCAAGAAGCTGTACGATTGGAGCATTTAGGGCACCATCCCCAAATTCCCTACCTGTTGGCGCACTTTACCCAGGCTCCCTATCACTACCTGGTGCAGAGCTATGTAGATGGGCAAAATTTAGCGCAGGAGATGGCCCTGTCTGGGGTGTTTAGCGAATCCCAAATTTATGATCTGTTGACAAGCCTGTTGCCCGTGCTTCAGTTTGTTCACGATTGCCAGGTGATTCATCGGGATATTAAACCTGCGAACATCGTGCGGCGACAGCGGGATCAACAACTGGTGTTGGTGGATTTTGGGGCATCTAAACTGGTATCGGATGCGGCGCTCTATCAAACCGGGACGGTGATCGGCAGTGCGGGGTACGCTGCGCCGGAGCAGGCAGGGGGCAAGGCCGTTTTTGCCAGTGATTTGTATAGTTTGGGCGTGACCTGTGTGCATTTGCTGACGAATGTGCCGCCGTTTGATCTCTACTCGTTCACGGATGGAGTGTGGGTGTGGCGAGATTTCTTACCCGCGCCGATTAGTTCAGAGTTAGGGCAAGTGTTGGATCGGTTGCTGCAACCTGCCATTAGTCAACGCTTTCCGTCAGCAGAGGCGGTATTAGAGGTGCTTGGACAGATTGAGCCTGACAGGTCGCGCAGTCTAAGCCGTCGGGGCGTTCGGGGACAATCGAGTATTCAGCGGCCTGCATCTGCGGTTTTGCAAGGGCGATCGCCCCAACAGGCGACACCCAAAACACCATCGTCGTCCGGCTTTCGGATTCGGGTATCGTCGCAACCCCTGGTGTGGCGATGCCTTCACACCCTGCACGCCCATGCCAATTCCGTCGCGGCGATCGCCATGAGTCCGACCGGAAAGTTCTTTGCGAGCGCTGGTTTTGATCGCACCATCAAGCTATGGCATTTGGGAACGGGGGCATTGATTACGACCTTTGAAGGCCATCGTGCTCCCGTATTATCGATTGTCTTCAGTCCCGATGGGCGATCGCTGATTAGCGGCAGCGTGGATAATACGATTCGGATTTGGGATGTGGAAACGGAGGCATTGCAGCGGCAGTTGACCCATCAAGCGATCGCCGCTGTCACCATATCATTGGCGATGAGTCCCGATGGACAGGCGATCGTGACGGGTAGCGATGACCACATGGTGCGGATCTGGCAACTCGGCACCGGGAAGCTGCTACGCCTGATTCCCCATCCCCGTGCGGTGGCGGCGGTGGCGATTAGTCCCAATGGGCAGTTTTTGATTAGCGCCTGTACCGATAACCTCATCCGGATTTGGAACTTTAGCACTGGCGAACTGATTCACACCCTCGATGCCCATAAGCGGGATGTAAACTGTGTGGCGGTTCATCCTGAAAATACGCTGTTGGTGAGTGGCAGCAGCGATAACACCGTGAACCTGTGGGATTTGGAGTCTGGTGTTTTAAAGCGATCGCTCATTGGACACTTAGACTGGGTGCGGGCGGTGTGCATTAGTCCCAATGGTCAGCTTTTAGCGAGTACCAGCGATGACCACACGATTAAGCTCTGGAGTTTGCCCAAGGGAACGCTGCTCCACACCCTGACCGGAACACGGGATGGACATCATCGGGCAGTGAACGCGATCGCCTTTAGTCCCGATAGTCGGACGTTGATCAGCGGCAGTGGCGATCGCACCCTCAAGATCTGGCGATATCAGTAAAGCAATCTATCGCTCAACCATGCGCTTGGTGCGGTAGGTGACGTTTGCCCCATCGTTGGATTGTTCCAACACCAATAATGGAGTTGGCTTCGCCTTTTGATCCCAGTGCAGCGACGCAATCCGGTTTTGAATTACGGGTTGCCAGTTGTCCTCTTCTGCCTCTGGACTCATAAACTGTTCCAAACAGTCCACGATTTGGCTGACAGTTGCTGATGTCGCCTGGGTGGGCAATTTTGTCATTTTGATCTGAACCCGGAACAGCACGCGCGTCTCCGACTTAGGCTGGTCGTGCAGCCTATACTCGACGTCAAAGATTTCGTCGATTTGTTTACCCCCACTACCCGCAATGCCAACTACACCTGTATTGCCCGCAGGCGCAGCCCGCAACGCCACGGAAATTCGCTCTTTAACCTTAATTTTGAGTTGGTTAATAATCTGGAATCGAAATTGATCCTCATCCATCCGCATTCGCAGATAGTCCAGGTTAAATTCGCGGGAGTGGATTAGGTCAGGATTGCGCTCCATTTTGCTGATGGTTTGCAGAGCTAAGCGCAATTTCTTCTGCAAATCGCGATTTTTCAATTCCTCAAACCGCTTTTCTTTGGCAAGTTTATCAAACTTCAGCTTGCCGTAAACCCCCAGCCCGATGAGTAGAACTGCTAAAACTCCTGTCGAGGTCATCCACAGCTTTGGTGCTCCGGGCAGGTTGCCTGATGGGGATTGAGCCAAGGTGGATGTGGGGTAGAGCGTTGGGGTATTCATGGAATCTACCTACTGTTTGATAGAGCAACTAACGGCGATCGTTCAACCCGAAGGCGTTGGGTCGAACTACTGAAGCACCCGGTTTTCAGGACCAGTGACGAGGGGGGATGGTACATCATACAGGGTGATGCACTCCCTATCCGAGGGGTTTGTGGAAATCCTACGCAGGAGCCATCGCGATCGCGTTCAGCTCAACAATGCATAGAAACGGTGAATATGGTTCAACCTCCATACCGTTGTTCCCGAATCGGCAATTTAAATGTCTATAGTAGTCGAAGGTTGTGTTCAGCCGTGGGTGGGGGCGAACCCCCTACCTGAAGACGCAGCCTTCTCACGGCTGGTCTTAACAAGTGTTACAGCCCGGTACGGTTTCCCCAGGCATCATGTATCAGCAGCCGTTTCCAAATGAATAAAGCATCCATTTAGACTTCGTTTTGACTGTTGACGATGAGCCACACTCCTATCATGCCCCCATCCAGGGTGAAATGGTTCAGCAATTTTGAGGAGAGGGGCTGCAAAGGCACACAGGCGAGGGCTTAGAGAATTTAGTGAATCCAGCGCGATCGCTCCCTGCGGGCATCCAAATGACATAGATAGGGATACTGCGCGTATCGTCCTAACCCACCGGGCCACCAGGGATCGAGGGCCCAGTAGATTTGATCCCCCGTTAACCCTTCGCAATAGAAGTCGATCGCATCGCCTACCCCATGGTGACGTTGGGAGATTCCAGCGACATGCGTATGGTCATCCGTCGGACAATACCAGGTTATGATGCAAAAGGGTCGCCCAATCCGGTTCCTCGCCTCCTGAGCTAGTCGCGCAATTCTCACAATCGCGTCTACAGCATTTTGGTTGGGCGGCATCCGCGTTCCGCCGTGGGTGGCCTCAGCCCAGGTAAAGGTTCCATTGGGAATAATAGCGGCATAGATTTGAATATTATCGGGTGTCCAGCGGCTGGGACGGGGAGGCAAGGGTGTAGCTTGGGGCGGAGGGGCGGCCTCTGGAGAACTGGGGTGCGCCCGCTGCATCCGTTGAACATCGTCTAACAACGATTCCAGAGCGGTCTCCTGATCCTTCAGCTTTCGCCAAAGCTGCACCAAGCGGATCAAGGCTTCCCGTTGGTGGTCTTCTTCGTGATAGGTAATCGGAATTTGTTTCACGAATGCCAGCAGTTCCCGGTCTAAGTGGGCGGCAACGCTTAACAACTGCTCGCGGTTTTCCGGTGCAGTGGAAAGGGACTGCGGATCGATACCAATGGCAGTAAGGGCACTGGCTCGCGAGTCAAGCTGTCGCCAGAGGCGATAGGCTTCGGTGATGGCGTGACGCTGTTCGGCTTTGCGCTGGTACTGCTGGGGAATGCGCTGAACGAAGGCAATCAAAGCCGGATCAATGAGTGCTAGATCGGTTTCGGCAGAGATATTTTTCTGTAAGGAGGCGATCGCCCCTTCGCGGGAATCCAATTGTCGCCAAAGTTGGACTAATCGGATTAGGGCTTCCCGTTGATTGGGATAGCCGCTGTAATGTCGCGCTACGTTTTGGGCAAACAGCATTAAACCGCGATCGACCATGCCCTCGTCTATCGATTCGGTAAGGGGAGTGTGGGGCGGCATCTCGCGCAAAAAGTTGATGGCGATTTGGCGGTTGTCGAACTTGCGCCAGAGGCGAAAGGCTTCCACCACAGCATCCCGCTGTTGCACCAGTCCTTTGTAGTAACGGGGGACTCGTTCCGCAAAGGTGAGCAATGCCCCGTCCAGATAGGCCAGATTTTGGGGCATCGAGACAGCCTGAAAGGATTGGGCAATGTCCTCTAGGTAAGCGGCCTTGAGGGTGTCAAAGTCTGTGGATTCGAGAAGGGCAGCACTGAAGTCGTTGACGTTTGGGGTGTAGCCGTTGGCAATTTCTTGAAGAAAGCGATCGGTGTAGCGTCCCTGATCGGGATCCCAAATATCCGTGCCGCGCCATCCCGTTGCCGTCAACACGCTGGTGAGACTCCGCAGGGTATTGGCAGCGTACTGTACCTGGCCTGAGAAGGTTTTCAAAATATCGGGCGGAATCCGGTTTGCAGGGGAAATCCCCAATCCGGTTTCTTCGTCATTGAGGAATGGCGATTGGTGGGCTGCGTATAGAGCCGCCAAGATAGATTTGTGGATGCCCGTGCGCTCGGCATCGATGAGATAGTAGTAGTTGCGCTGATCGGCTGCAAGTTTTGCCATAGCCACCCCTAGCGTATCAATTTCATTTTCAGGCTACCTAATCACCAAGTGTATGACGTTTATCCCCAAAAGTTTGCAAACAGCGCCAGATTTTGTGGCTCGGTTGTCCGATATCAGCTTAGTCGCTACGGATATGGATGGCACATTGACCTTGGATGGACGGTTTACGATCGCCCTTTTGGAATCCTGGGAACGGTTGCGCCAGGTGGGGGTAGAGGTGCTGATCGTGACGGGGCGATCGGCGGGGTGGGTGAATGGCTTGAGTCATTATTTTCCGATTGTGGGGGCGATCGCTGAGAATGGCGGGTTGTTCTACAAAACGGGTCACGAGCACCCCGATTATCTGGTGGACCTGGAGGACATTTCCACCCATCGCCAGCGTTTACGGGAGATGTTTGATCAGCTTTGTCAAGATTTTCCGAACCTGCGGGAATCGGGAGATAATGCCTTTCGGCTCACGGACTGGACGTTTGATGTGACGGGCTTATCGGATGCGGAGTTGGATCAGTTGGGCGATCGCTGCCGTCAGCAGGGGTGGAGTTTTACCTACAGTACGGTGCAATGCCACATTAAGCCTGCAACCCAGGATAAGGCGGATGGATTGTTGACCGTTCTGGATCGCCATTTTCCTCGCCTAAACCCGGATCAGGTTATTACCGTTGGCGATAGTCCTAACGATGAAAGTTTGTTTGATGCCCGTCGGTTTCCGCTGTCCGTGGGCGTTGCTAATTTGCGGCACTATGGCGATCGCCTCACCCATCATCCCACCGTAATCACCACCGAAGCCGAGGTTAACGGATTTTGTGAATTAGTAGGGGCGATCGTCACCGCTCATACGTCTGGATGACATGGCTTCGATTCTGCACGGGCAGGTTTAGCCGACCGACTTCGGTCAGTATCCCGATTATGGACAAAACCCGCCCCAAATTAGATTATTTCTTTGGATTTCGCTGTCCCGGTAATGCAGGCCGCTCCTGATACGGCATGGGAATATACTGCACCGATGGTCGTCCCATTTGCGGTTGGGGATAGAGATCCATTAGCTTATAAATTTCCAACGGCAGATTCGCCAATACGGGCAAGCCCATTTCCGTGGCTTCCTCAACGGTGATCGGGTAGTCGTGGGTGACAACGCCCGTGGTCAGGCGATCAATGATTTTCTCGATATTTTCTGGTTCGATTTTCTGAACGGGAACGTTATCTTCCAACAGCGTTCGCACAAAGGCTTGAACTTGACGCTGGGCTTTTTGGGCAATGTCAGCCATGACCAAGGTTTGATCGTCAATATCGCTGATGGGTTTATCCTGCACCACCTTAATCAAGCTAGCGGCTGGCAGGCTCCCCAGTTGAGGATCAACAGGCCCCAAGACCGCATTGGGATCCATCACAATTTCATCCGAGGCGAGGGCAAGCATGGTGCCGCCGCTCATGGCGTAGTGGGGAATGAAAACTGTGACTTTTGCTTGGTGACGAATCAGGGCACGGGCAATCTGTTCCGTCGCTAGCACCAACCCACCGGGCGTATGCAAAATCAGATCAATCGGTACATCGGGCGGCGTGAGCCGAATCGCACGCAGAACTTGTTCCGAGTCTTCGATGCTAATGAAGCTGGACACGGGAATGCCGAACAAACTCACCGATTCTTGACGATGAATGAGCAAGATCACCCGACTACCGCGCGATCGCTCAAATTGTTGAATACTGCTGACTCGCTGTGTCTCAATCCGCCGCCGCTGTAAAAACGGCTGTACCGTCGAAATGATCAGAAAGACCCAGAATAAGTCCAAGAAATTGAAATTCATCCCAAGCTACCCAACGGTGACGACAAAGCACTGCTGCTCTTAATATCAGCATGAGTCTGACCCTAAATTCAAATAGCGATACCAAATTTCTGAAGTAGACAATGACGGCTCCAAGGCTGGAATTGCTAATGGTGCAACGTATCTCCAACGCAGACCTGAAGCTTTTCTCCGCGCACAAAACCCAAAATCGATATGAGGGACTGCGCACAGTTTGCCTAGATTCTATGTACGAAAAAATACACTAAAGACGGTTACGAATTCTGCTAAGAGTTTTTAGGCCAACGATCGGGGGGTGGATTAAGAAAAAATACACTAAAGACGGTTACGAATTCTGCTGGGGTCTAGGCATATCTTTTTAATCATTCGGAGAAAATTCTCGATGTCACGACAACAAACGGTTGGAGAACTCAAGGAAAAAACTGGCACAAACCAGTCTGATCGCCTTACGGGTGGAAATCTGAATATCGTTTACGGCTTGAAGGGCGAAGATACCTTAATCTCCAAAAGTGGTTCGTCCCTCGATAACCTCAGTGGAACGGTGCTGGTGGGTGGCAGCAGTGGCGATGTGTACAAGCTGGGTAACCGAGCAATCACCATCATTCTGGACAATGGCGGCTCCAAAGGCGATGGGGCGATCGCCAAAGGTCTGGGTCTAAATTTCGATTCGTCCTACGTGGCTGAACTTGAAGGGAAGCATCTGGTTGCAGGGGATACGGAAAGCGGGCAGGGCGTGCTCCTGCTGAACTGGAAACAAAAGCAGCACCGCATTGAGAACTTCATCCTCGCTGATGGAAAGTTGAGCTATCGGCAGCTCAAAAATAACTACAAAACCTATGGCAACTACCTCGGCAACTATACGCTTGCCAAGATTGAACGGTTGACTGGAGTTGATTTGAGTGCGCTAGGACTATCGTCTTCAAGCCTCGATGCGTCGATTGCCACCATCAGCAAGCGGTCTACCAAACTAGAAAAATCTCGCACGTTTGATGAGGTCATCGGTACAAGCAGAACCGCTCAAGTTGTCGGCACAGTCGAGGACTGGGCAGAACCATCGACCGTAGAGGTTAGCGAAGAACGTTCAGCAGCCCTGTACGCGATCGGAGACTCATCCGGTGATACCGCGACTCAGGGCGAAACCTGTCTCCACGATCTTCTCCCTTGGGCACTGCAAGATCCCTTACTCTGCTATGCGTTACCCGACCCGGGTTTCTAGCCGCGAACTCGCCCTGATTTTTAACGCTCAATCCTGAGTAGTGGGATTGCCCCCATGCAAAAGCGCTCTTTCGACGGACGGCTAAGAGCGCTTTTGCACATGCATGCTCACTGATTGGGACAACGTGACAGCAAAAGCACGCGAAGTGGGTAAGTCCTCGGTAGAATAGGTGAGGCGTTTGAATCGCTTGGGCCAAAACGTCAGCACGATGGCAAGCTACAGGCTAGCCTTAGTTGACGCTTGATATGGGAACTACATAGATAAGGCAGAAACCAAAGCAATGCGTATCTCTCTCAACTGGTTGCGTGAGTACATCGATATCACCCTGTCCCCTGAAGAGTTGGCCGATGCGCTGACGATGGCTGGGTTTGAGGTTGAAGAGATTGAAGACCGTCGAAGTTGGGCGGAAGGCGTGGTGATTGGTCATGTGTTGGAGCGATCGCCCCATCCCAATGCCGATAAGCTCAGCGTGTGTACGGTGGATATTGGTGCGAAAGAATCTTCGACCATCGTTTGCGGTGCGGCTAACGTGCGTGCTGGCATCTATGTTCCGGTCGCTACGTTAGGAACTTATTTGCCCAAAATTGATTTAAAAATTCGTCCGCGCAAGCTGCGGGATGTGCCCTCGGAGGGCATGATCTGTTCCCTGGCGGAAGTCGGTTTGCAAAAAGAGTCCGATGGGATTCACATCTTTACCCAAGACGGATTGAAACCGGGCGAGGATGCGCGTCCCTTCCTGGGTTTGGATGACGTGATTTTGGATCTGACCTCCACCGCCAACCGTGCTGATGTGCTGAGTATGATCGGTGTAGCGCGAGAAGTCGCTGCCATTACGGGCAATTCCCTTCGGTTGCCGGAGATTCCTGAATCCTTTAACTACGGCGACACAGGCAAGCTTTCAATCAGTGTCGATGACTCCAAAGCCTGTCCTATTTATATTGGAACGGCGATCGCCAACGTCACGATTCAGCCCTCCCCGGCGTGGCTGCAGCAACGTCTGGAAGCGGCAGGCACTCGCCCCATTAACAACGTGGTCGATGTCACCAACTATGTGTTGTTGGAGTGGGGACAGCCTCTCCATGCCTTCGATGGCGATCGCCTCCAAGCCTTAGCAGGTAAATCGCCCCTGAAACTGGGGGTGCGGTTGGCGAAATCGGGCGAAACCCTGAAAACCCTAGACGGTCAGGAGCGCAAATTACAGGAACAAAACCTGCTGATTACCGCTAATGATCATCCCGTAGCGCTGGCCGGGGTGATGGGCGGCGAAGATACGGAAGTGTTTGAAGGAACGACGAACTTAATTCTAGAGGCCGCCATCTTTGATTCCGTTGCCATCCGACGCTCGGCACGGGCACAGGGACTCCGCACCGAAGCCTCTGCCCGCTACGAACGAGGGGTCAACCAGGCCGAACTGGAGACGGCTTGCCGACGAGCGCTGCAATTACTAGTAGAACTGGCGGACGGAACCTTAGGAACCCAAGCCGTTGATGATCGACGCACGGCGATCGCCACCACCCAAGCCATCGAACTTCGCCTGGAGCGGGTGAATGAGTTGCTTGGCCCCATTGATCTCAGCAAAGTCCACGGGGCATCAATGACCAGCAGCATGGATGATGCCGATATTGGCGAACTGTCGGTAGCCGATGTGGAGCGAGTGCTGACAGCCTTAGGCTGTCAGATGAAATTCACCGGAGAGGGGGTCTGGGCGGTAACGGTTCCGCCCTACCGCTATCGAGATCTGGAACGAGAAGTGGATCTCATTGAAGAAGTAGCGCGGCTCTACGGCTACAACAACTTCTACGAAACCTTGCCGGATAAAACCGAGCCAGGATTTCTCTCGTTTGAGTATGCGGCATCGCGGAAAGTGCGAACTGCCCTCCAGGCGGTTGGCTTAACGGAACTGATCCACTATTCTCTGGGTAAACCCACGGGCAAGGAAACTGAAATTGCCCTCGCCAATCCGCTTTTAGCGGAATATTCGGCGTTGCGAACCGAACTGCTACCCGGTTTAATCGATGCGTTCCAGTACAACCTAGAGCAAGGCAACGGCGCACTGAATGGCTTTGAGATTGGGCGCATCTTCTGGCGGGATGAGGATGGCTACAACGAAGCGGATATTGTGGCTGGCATCATGGGGGGCGATCGCCGTCAAAGCCGATGGACCACGAGCGGTCAAGAACAGCCCCTCGGTTGGTACGATGCGAAGGGAATTTTGAACGCTGTCTTTGAGCGTTTGGGGCTAACCGTGGAATACCAGCCCGATCGCCGCAATCCCCTTCTCCATCCTGGACGGACGGCCTCGCTCTGGGTTCAAGGAGAGCGCTTAGGAACCTTTGGTCAACTCCATCCTAAAGTCCGCCAAGAGCGAGGTTTGCCGGATGCAGTCTACGCCTTTGAACTGGCTCTAGATGTACTATTCGACCAGCTTGAGCGTGAGGATTTGATCACCCCAATCTTTAAGCCCTTTTCCAGCTATCCGGGCTCCGGTCGAGATATTGCCTTCTATGCCCCGGTCGAAACCTCAGTGGCAGAGCTAGAGCGAGCCATCCGCAAGGCAGGCGGCGCACTCTTGGAAACCGTTGCATTATTCGATGAGTATCGCGGTAAAAATGTACCCGAAGGGAAGCGTAGCCTGGCCTTCCGCTTAGTCTATCGGGCGAGCGATCGCACCCTCACCGATGAGGAAGTCGAAAAGACCCATCAAAAAGTGCGCGATGTCCTCGTCGAAAAATTCGGCGTCGAAACCCGCAGCTAACCCCTTCACCCCTCCACCTCTTCACTTCCCACCCCTTGAACCTCAACGGAGAAAACCCATGCCCAAATACGTCCTCTGGGGCAGCTATTGCGATGATGTCCTCACCAAACGCGAACCTCATCGCCAAGCCCATCTCGACGGTTTAGCGAAGCAAAAAGAGTCGGGTGTACTGCTCACGATTGGCCCCACCAAGGATCTCACCCGTGTTTTTGGACTCTACGACGCCGATAGCGAAGAGGTAGTGCGGGAACTCGTAGAAGGTGATCCCTACTGGAAGCACGGGATCTGGACGGAATACACGATTCAGGAGTGGATTCAGGCGCTTTAGGTCTGACTAAATGAATGGCATAAGGGCGATCGCCCTCTGCAAGTTTTCCGTTTGTGAAATGCTCACGGAAAACTTTTTAATGGCTCGTTTGTTGGGTTTTCGTAAACCCTTTGGCGATCATCTCGGTAGCACGGAGATTGGGGGTAGAGACGCATTCGAAAAGGGCGATCGCACAACTGTAGAATCCGCAAGTCCTGAACGCCCATCAGTCAGTAAAAATCCTTGAACCATACCTAGCTCTAAAATTCTGCTATAGCTGTTGCCAGCTAGCTTAGGACATAGACATTTTGGTAGGGCGGGGCATAGCTAGAACTGGTTCACTACCTTTTCATTCTATCCATCACTTATTAGGCGACCAGTGCCGCGTGTCTCAGATATCGTGTTTTTACGTAGAAATGGTCTGAAATTTTATTGAAAAACTTTATGCTTGGAGTTGCGATTCTTAATGGGGCGGTGGGAATACTAGCTAGTAAGACATAAACCGTAACTCGAACAAAGTTA
The sequence above is drawn from the Synechococcales cyanobacterium T60_A2020_003 genome and encodes:
- a CDS encoding phenylalanine--tRNA ligase subunit beta, with amino-acid sequence MRISLNWLREYIDITLSPEELADALTMAGFEVEEIEDRRSWAEGVVIGHVLERSPHPNADKLSVCTVDIGAKESSTIVCGAANVRAGIYVPVATLGTYLPKIDLKIRPRKLRDVPSEGMICSLAEVGLQKESDGIHIFTQDGLKPGEDARPFLGLDDVILDLTSTANRADVLSMIGVAREVAAITGNSLRLPEIPESFNYGDTGKLSISVDDSKACPIYIGTAIANVTIQPSPAWLQQRLEAAGTRPINNVVDVTNYVLLEWGQPLHAFDGDRLQALAGKSPLKLGVRLAKSGETLKTLDGQERKLQEQNLLITANDHPVALAGVMGGEDTEVFEGTTNLILEAAIFDSVAIRRSARAQGLRTEASARYERGVNQAELETACRRALQLLVELADGTLGTQAVDDRRTAIATTQAIELRLERVNELLGPIDLSKVHGASMTSSMDDADIGELSVADVERVLTALGCQMKFTGEGVWAVTVPPYRYRDLEREVDLIEEVARLYGYNNFYETLPDKTEPGFLSFEYAASRKVRTALQAVGLTELIHYSLGKPTGKETEIALANPLLAEYSALRTELLPGLIDAFQYNLEQGNGALNGFEIGRIFWRDEDGYNEADIVAGIMGGDRRQSRWTTSGQEQPLGWYDAKGILNAVFERLGLTVEYQPDRRNPLLHPGRTASLWVQGERLGTFGQLHPKVRQERGLPDAVYAFELALDVLFDQLEREDLITPIFKPFSSYPGSGRDIAFYAPVETSVAELERAIRKAGGALLETVALFDEYRGKNVPEGKRSLAFRLVYRASDRTLTDEEVEKTHQKVRDVLVEKFGVETRS
- a CDS encoding YciI family protein, whose protein sequence is MPKYVLWGSYCDDVLTKREPHRQAHLDGLAKQKESGVLLTIGPTKDLTRVFGLYDADSEEVVRELVEGDPYWKHGIWTEYTIQEWIQAL